In Deltaproteobacteria bacterium, the following proteins share a genomic window:
- a CDS encoding MFS transporter: protein MSTPTPLYSRDYVLLNAANLTFSLYTTIFIFLPAYLYRLGIREGEIGVLMAIGTLVGVALKPGFGMVVGRKLRRTFLSLGAMLAGASTVPWLFVEEPGAALYAIRIAQGASFSMVATAAYGYIAAIAPADRRAEALGIFGLSFFLPISVGGWIGEWTIARYGFHGMFAAGIGVVVLSGLIPFFMREPESREHPTLGSLKVFLTRPFFVPNAAGFLFGMAYGSIFTFLPVYLVVRKSGSLGSFVFVYALTVIATRTLGRRLLDRLPREWVSLWSLLLLCVGNLLIPAVDGGLGLALVGAASGAGHGLLFPALSALVLDRVREDTGGMAMTMAMFTAAFDMGL from the coding sequence ATCTTCATCTTCCTCCCGGCGTACCTGTACCGTCTCGGGATCCGCGAGGGGGAGATCGGCGTCCTGATGGCCATCGGGACCCTGGTCGGCGTGGCGCTCAAGCCCGGGTTCGGAATGGTCGTCGGGCGGAAGCTCCGCCGGACGTTCCTGTCGCTCGGCGCGATGTTGGCAGGGGCATCCACCGTCCCGTGGCTCTTCGTCGAGGAGCCCGGCGCGGCGCTGTACGCCATCCGCATCGCCCAGGGAGCGTCGTTTTCCATGGTCGCGACCGCCGCGTACGGGTACATCGCCGCGATCGCCCCCGCCGACCGGCGCGCGGAGGCGCTCGGGATCTTCGGGCTCTCCTTCTTTCTCCCCATCTCCGTGGGGGGGTGGATCGGCGAATGGACGATCGCGCGGTACGGCTTCCACGGCATGTTCGCCGCGGGGATCGGGGTGGTCGTCCTCTCCGGGCTGATCCCCTTCTTCATGAGGGAACCCGAATCCCGGGAGCATCCGACCCTGGGCTCCCTGAAGGTCTTCCTCACCCGCCCGTTCTTCGTCCCGAACGCGGCCGGGTTCCTCTTCGGGATGGCGTACGGCTCGATCTTCACCTTCCTCCCCGTCTACCTCGTCGTCCGGAAGTCGGGATCCCTCGGCTCCTTCGTCTTCGTGTACGCCCTGACGGTGATCGCCACGCGGACGCTGGGCCGCAGGCTCCTCGACCGGCTGCCCAGGGAGTGGGTCTCCCTGTGGTCGCTCCTGCTCCTGTGCGTGGGGAACCTCCTGATCCCCGCGGTGGACGGAGGATTGGGCCTTGCCTTGGTGGGGGCGGCTTCGGGGGCGGGACACGGGCTCCTGTTCCCCGCCCTCTCCGCGCTGGTGCTCGACCGGGTGCGGGAGGACACCGGCGGGATGGCGATGACGATGGCGATGTTCACCGCGGCGTTCGACATGGGGCT